The window agtttagggaagaattaaggaccatagaggttgtccaacaatctattcaataatttactcatattatgtagttatgccATTAAAtcattgcttgttcaatgccttaTTTAATTTGACACAAGATTAAAGCATTTATCAacaaagcaaattttagtaagtatgcgaataaactaacaaaccgattgctaactgtTTAGTAGATGGTGCAATTTTGATTTCAGCTAAATAAATATAAACCGAATCATATGATACTGTAtacaccaaaaccgaaccgattaacacccttactgaCAATTATTCCAGTTCTTCAACTCCTTTTATCCAAGCTTGACAAGTGAACCAGAGATCTCTGATCCcttcatcaccaccatcatcaaaCGATCTATTCCTGATTTTGTCAGACCAGccagaccagaccagaccagaccagaccagaccagaTTCGAACCACTTCGACCCGCTCCGAACACCGGACCCATTATGTATTAAATGACCTAAATACTCTTCTCTCCGATCTCCCATCTTCAAACTCCAATCTGATCCTAAAAGCAACACCAGCAGTGAAAGCAAACGGAGTGACTTGAGAGCATGGCTTCAAAGAACAACACTCCACCCTGTACGATCCCTTCTCTTTTGCTCTCATTTTCCATCCTATGTGTTCTAccgatctctctcctcttcctcttctacaCAATCCATCAACAATCCTCTACTAGCCCTTcatctctcattttctctcataAAATCTCTccaaatcccaacccatccattAGAGTCTACGTTGCAGATCTCCCAAGATCACTCAATTATGGCTTGTTAGACAAATACTGGTCCTTGAAAGGCGATTCTAGACTGGGCAGCGATGTTGACAATGAATTACGCTCTCAGCTTTCTTCGAAAGGGATGCTTGAATTTCCTCCATATCCAGAGAGCCCATTGGTCAAGCAGTACAGTGCTGAGTACTGGATCTTGGGTGATCTGATGACCCCCGAGAAATTGAGAGGAGGGTCTTTTGCGAAACGGGTTTTTTCTGTGGAGGAAGCAGATGTCATATTTGTGCCATTCTTTGCGACCCTTAGTGCAGAAATACAGTTGGGTATGGCGAAGGGGGTGTTCagaaagaaagatgggaatGAGGATTATGAGAGGCAGAGGCAGGTGGTGGAGTTGATTCGTAGTACAGACGCTTGGAAAAGGTCTGGCGGCAGAGATCACGTCTTTGTGTTGACGGGTGTGTCTTgttctttttaattaatttaaccCTTTTATTAACTACAAATGtcaatgacttgatgtggtcGTTGTGTTGTCGATATATGATCTCTATCTCCCTTAATTACAACGTTTATTAGTTGGTTTTTCGTGTTGCAAGCTTGCTTTATGTGGAGGAATTGTtaattttatttggattttctgTTTCTGAAAGTTATGTTGACAAATGACCTATCTTCTGCTACTTGTGCCGCTCCCTGGTTCCCCCAGATGTGCTTATTCCTGGTTTTTTGTGTTATCTGTCAACTCGCTTTAATGTCCTAAGCTTGATTCATGTTATGAGCTTTGTTGGTTTTATCTGGGTTTTATGTTTCTGAAAGCTTTATTGACAAAAGAGATTCCTTTTACCCACTAGCTGCTTCATAGATCCGTGGGGAGTCCCTATTTATGCTTTAAAATTCTGTATTACTGTAATTCTCATACATGTCCTTCCTTATGCATATTCTTGTCTGCCATTAGTAATGCATCTTCTCAATGCTGCTTCAGCATTAAGTTCACCCCATAGAAAATCTTAGTATAACCTCTAGAAGACGCTGGAGTTCCAAGAGTTGCTCTCTGGATCTAAATTGCATTGCTACATGGTCCATAGATGATATAAGCTGTAAAGTAAGCCACTGGCATGGAATGGTAGTGGCTTTGCAGAGCTGTTGTAACTTGTAAAACCTAGAAGTTGGaaactttttctttctctgcCAATTATGCTTcagaaaagggaaaatgaaatgaaaagataCTTTTGCTTCTTTGAACTCTCGTTTACACTTCATAACTAATACTATTCAAGATAGAAGTTAACGaatgtagttgttttgaactcCGTCATGCCCTTGTAACTTGTATGGCACTAGATCCTCTCTGTGGGAACTTGATACTTTCTTTGAGTCTGTAAAGAgacttttccttttttgaacCTTGCTTCAAGTTTAAATCGAGTGAAGATGGTCTTTAAAATTGAAGCCCTTTACATGACGCTAAACTAGTTTTCAAAAATCTTTGCCAGTGTTGGCTGCAGTAATTGCCTGGGAACTTTGGTATCCTAAAAGTATCAATAGTATCATCAATTAAAGAAAAGGTGGTTACATAGTTTTTCTTTCCAGGCAACATTGAGCACAAACAGTGTATGCCAAGGTGGCTATGTTCTTGGCCGTTGTTTAGGTCTATAATACGTAACTATATAAAATTGTTAACCATATCTTGGGATGCCTATAATGATAACATCTTGACAATTGATCAGACATCTTATTACTCCCTATGCTCCTCTGAAGATCGACGAGACACCTTAATATTCTTGTCTTATGCCTATGAAGGTCTGCTTCTACGTTGTGAACAGATAGTGGCTATAGGATCATTTCCCCTACCGTGAAAAGCCCTTGAATTTTTTCTGATGAAAAAGGGTCTAGATGAAGAGGCAGGGGTCTATGGAATCTGTGTTGTTTTGCTGTCTGCGGGTCTCTCTTAAAGGagagaaatgggagaatattcggGGCAAATATCTGGCTGTAGAGCAGTTCTGAGAATTCTTCTTTTATCTCACTGTTGAGCTTTCATTCACAGTTTTTCCCAAGCAACTTTGAGTTGATCTTTCCTGATAAGCAGTAGCTTTACTCTTAGTTTAGCCATTAACTTCTATTAGATCTGGTCTCTCTGTATCTTTTCTTATCATATCCCCAAAAGGAGGTAAGTTGTTTCGGAAGGTAATAGGAATTTTAGTTTGGGTTGACATTCCTGTTTCTTTAGGAGCTCAGTGAGCTTAAACTATCTCTATATCATATTTAAGCATACTTCTGagctctcccccacccccacccccacccccaccaatcCCACCCACCCATCCATTTGattctccttttgtttgttACACAATTTTTTAGAACAGGTAGTGTTTACTCACCCCGTAGCTGTCCAAGTCACTAGATGTTGGTTCTGTGCCAAGGCAATTAGCGTGATCTAGACTTAACTTGATGTTTTGAATAACATGGGCAGGACAAAAGAAGGGTTGTAATTGCCGCTTCTGTTATTTAGTGCACAGTTCTTGCTTGTTCTCTTAAAGAATTTTAGGGATCTTTGCTTTGTAGCCGATGGTATAGGGTTAGTTTTTTCTTGTGGTGCCTGTGATTGTGGTCGTGTATGCTGTTGAAGCTGACCATGGAAGAGAAGCTTAATTCAAGATGAGAGTCCATTATGTTTGTTCTGTAGTTAGTCTTGGACTGTTGTGTATGATTCGCATCTTCATGGATGATGGTGCTTGGCTAGcaatttttgtgtttttcatcCAAACTTGCTCTTGGTCCCTTCTGTCTCATATGCAATAAATTTTCTTTATGATACTTTAACTTTGTATCAACTGAACATCCTATTATCTGTTTCATCAATGATGTAGTTCATTTCTTATAGAGGATTTGGTTGGGTGCTTCATTGCATTTCCATTTCTCAAGAAATGTGCTGCTTCTTATGTTACATAGttttaattctttctttattaaggttttcattttttttttttcatttaaccTGGACATCCAAGTTGGAAGAGGCTTTCATCTCTTTGCAATTGGTACATTTCCatcttttcaagatttttaacctctcttctaatttttttttcaatagtgacagcaacttcttcttcttccttagttTTTAACATAAGTATGAATATCTTGAGATGTTATTCTGTTATTCTTTAGTGATTAAAAGAAATATTATATATTGTCTTCATCATGGTttattctcttccttttttgtttttttaagtgGTATCTTAAATTTGTTCAACATTTGTTGAATATAAAAATACTCTGGCTTTATCTGCTGCCAAAAATCTAGTGATCCCTGCTAGCTTATGATTCAATCTCTGGATTGTCAGGTTGTGTTAAAACTTGAAGCATTGTTTGACAGACCCAGTTGCAATGTGGCATGTTAGAGCTGAGATAGCTCCAGCAGTTCTTCTCGTGGTCGATTTTGGTGGTTGGTACAGACTTGACTCAAAGGCATCCAATGGTAACTCCTCTGATATGATACAACATACCCAAGTTTCGCTGCTCAAAGATGTGATTGTGCCATACACTCACCTTCTGCCTAGACTGCACTTGTCAGAAAATCAGGATCGTCATACTCTTCTTTACTTTAAAGGAGCCAAACATAGGCACCGGGTTAGTCTTCGATTTGAccatttttgtttcctattgctattgtttttattgatcttaattttgacaTCAACCAAGATTGATCAAATGAAAATTGTGGAGATTGTTCGGGGAGTGAATTTCTGTCAAAGCAACTGATATAATTTCAGTGTCACTTTTCCTTATCTGTTATAGATTATTTTAGTATGCAAATGTTCACAATATTTATGAGTTTAGGCATCATATTACCAATTAATACAACAACACTGTTTTTATTTGCAGACCTCCTTATTTCCTTATCAAAACagttattttctgtttattgaaGTTCTGAGAACCCTCTGGAACCTGGCTTGAAGTTGACCTAATTATTAACGAGTACTAGAAATATAATAGAACTTTgttgtgagaaaaaaaaaaaaagatgatgtgATTAGAAATTTTACATGCCATTTTGGTTTCATAAATCATACATGCCACTGTTTCATATAGATAATGATATGTGGATAAAGGTTACACTTAATAATTTTATGTTTCCTAGGGTTTTTTATTTGTTCCTACGCAAGTGCAGAATGCTAAACTCTCAAACATTAGCATTTTGCAGGTGCAAACATAGCTGTATTTAGTAGATTCATTTTCTTGTGTGGTGACTTATAATCTTAGTGGTTCGACAAGTGCTTTGATTAGAACATCAAGCAAGACTCTGTATTTAGTAgttttgattttcttatattatttgtagaaattttttctttgacaCCACGAGAGGTGTCAATTAATTTGTGCTTTTTCTGTGCCCTCACTTTTATTTCACAAAATGGAATCTTTAAGGTCAAGGAAGGTAATTTTCCAAATTCATTGCCAATGACTTCTAAGTGAAGATTCTCTTTTAAGTTGTCTGAAGCAGGTGCTCTTTGAGTCATAAAAGTGTTTGTAAAACTGTCCAGTAATTTATATGGTGAAGTTTCTCAGACAATGTTTTACCACATGCCAATGGCATGCATGTTAGTGAGGTGGATATGGTTTTCCCCTTGCTCAATTCTCAGCCgaagaaaaaaaggaactaTCAGATCCATAGAGATTTTCTATCATTTGGGTACTCTGCCTTGTGATCACAATACCATACAAGAAGACTCGATGGAAAAGGGAAGATAAAATTCTTGTGCTTTGAGAGGTTAAAATGCAGTAGTTTAGCTTCTTTATAAATATTGGCCTTTTGCTGTTGGGGTTTCATGACTAGGTTTATCGAATAAATCATTGTTCAAAATTGTATCACAATGACACAATCTATGAGTTAATGGGCTCATTAATCTGAACTGAGGTCATTGTACACATGAATGCCTTtgcaaatgaccaaaaaaaaaagacttctgTGACAAATTTTTCTGAATAAACATCATATttacattttcaaaaaaaaaaaaaagggggggggggtgctaCTATCATATAACTGTAGATTAATAGATAAttttgtagaattttgatgATTATTTCCATCTCTTCCTCTAAGCTATGCCTTTTTGTTTAAGATGTCATGTTTAGGATCAGCCACATCTATTACTGAAGTCGATTAGATGCCCTGatcctttcttgtttctttgaCAGTTCTCTTAATAATGACTTGACTCTTTTTACAGGGAGGCCTGGTTCGCAAAAAATTGTGGGATTTGTTGGCTAATGAGCCTGGTGTTGTCATGGAAGAAGGTTTCCCTAATGCCACTGGCCGGGAGCAGTCAATAAAGGGAATGAGGACATCAGAATTCTGCTTACACCCAGCTGGTGATACACCCACTTCATGCCGACTTTTTGATGCCATTCATAGTCTTTGTATTCCTGTGATTGTAAGTGACAATATTGAGCTTCCATTCGAAGGGATGGTAGACTACATGGATTTCTCCGTTTTCGTATCAGTCGATGATGCATTGCAACCAAACTGGCTTATGCACCACCTGAAGAGCTTCTCTAAAGAACAGAAGGATGCATTCCGACAAAATATGGCTCGTGTTCAGCCAATTTTTGAGTATGAAAATGGCCATCTGGGTGGTGTTGGGCCAATTCCTCCGGATGGTGCAGTGAATCACATATGGAAAATGGTTCACCAAAAAGCACCCATGATCAAGGAAGCTATCATTCGAGAGAAGAGAAGACCTAAAGGTGTATCAGTTCCTCAAAGGTGTCATTGTACATGAATTGTCAAGGCTAATGTACCTCTGTTTTCTTTCCTTGTAATGCAAAGAAATTTAAACTACAAATATCTTTTGGTGTATCATTAGGTCATAGGGTTTCATTTAATAATAAATCTGAATTACTAAAATCTTCTGATGTATCATTAGGTCATGAGGTTTCATATAACAATCTAAGTTGCTTCTAAAGGTCATCAtcaata is drawn from Macadamia integrifolia cultivar HAES 741 chromosome 7, SCU_Mint_v3, whole genome shotgun sequence and contains these coding sequences:
- the LOC122084652 gene encoding probable arabinosyltransferase ARAD1, producing the protein MASKNNTPPCTIPSLLLSFSILCVLPISLLFLFYTIHQQSSTSPSSLIFSHKISPNPNPSIRVYVADLPRSLNYGLLDKYWSLKGDSRLGSDVDNELRSQLSSKGMLEFPPYPESPLVKQYSAEYWILGDLMTPEKLRGGSFAKRVFSVEEADVIFVPFFATLSAEIQLGMAKGVFRKKDGNEDYERQRQVVELIRSTDAWKRSGGRDHVFVLTDPVAMWHVRAEIAPAVLLVVDFGGWYRLDSKASNGNSSDMIQHTQVSLLKDVIVPYTHLLPRLHLSENQDRHTLLYFKGAKHRHRGGLVRKKLWDLLANEPGVVMEEGFPNATGREQSIKGMRTSEFCLHPAGDTPTSCRLFDAIHSLCIPVIVSDNIELPFEGMVDYMDFSVFVSVDDALQPNWLMHHLKSFSKEQKDAFRQNMARVQPIFEYENGHLGGVGPIPPDGAVNHIWKMVHQKAPMIKEAIIREKRRPKGVSVPQRCHCT